In Bubalus kerabau isolate K-KA32 ecotype Philippines breed swamp buffalo chromosome 4, PCC_UOA_SB_1v2, whole genome shotgun sequence, one DNA window encodes the following:
- the LOC129650351 gene encoding proline-rich protein 2-like produces the protein MEPVRPSPGAVPRPDAPSPGGERAAPPQDAPSSLGAHPAPQRPLGRSAPRTPGSPAAPPRALTPPRGVTAPRRGFPRRSPQRPPHLTDGPRGPRAPQLLTGSESAAARAPPTPQARERRGGAGAAPEVALRPAPDAPGGGAARGRGLRARALPPLGPEKRVGGATRRRGYGRGPEEAGLRGGASGPARPRVPGGPCSWDVGPPRRPRPAPLGGSGRNHGLSSPFIPPVARMGCKVPLSPPDPDLGHLDAKDVAS, from the exons ATGGAGCCCGTCCGGCCGAGCCCGGGGGCCGTCCCGCGGCCGGACGCCCCGAGCCCTGGAGGGGAGCGGGCAGCACCCCCACAGGACGCACCCTCGAGCCTCGGGGCCCATCCTGCCCCCCAGCGCCCGCTCGGCCGCTCCGCGCCCCGGACCCCCGGCTCGCCCGCCGCCCCTCCTCGAGCCCTCACGCCTCCCCGAGGGGTGACAGCTCCACGGCGGGGCTTCCCACGCCGCAGTCCCCAGCGCCCGCCTCACCTCACGGACGGGCCGCGGGGTCCGCGAGCACCTCAGCTTCTAACTGGATCCGAGAGTGCGGCCGCGCGCGCGCCCCCGACGCCGCAAGCCCGCgagaggcggggcggggcgggcgcggCGCCGGAAGTCGCGCTCCGCCCCGCGCCCGACGCACCTGGGGGCGGGGCTGCCCGAGGACGCGGCCTGCGGGCGCGCGCGCTCCCGCCTCTCGGCCCCGAGAAGCGTGTGGGCGGGGCTACTAGGAGGCGGGGTTACGGGAGAGGCCCTGAGGAGGCGGGGTTACGGGGCGGGGCGAGTGGGCCCGCTCGGCCGCGCGTCCCCGGAGGCCCCTGCTCTTGGGATGTGGGTCCTCCGCGGAGACCTCGCCCCGCTCCCCTTGGAGGCTCAGGCAGAAACCACGGGTTGAG CAGCCCCTTTATCCCTCCCGTCGCCCGCATGGGGTGCAAGGTGCCCCTGTCCCCACCAGACCCAGACCTAGGACATCTGGACGCCAAGGATGTGGCGTCCTGA